The proteins below are encoded in one region of Aspergillus nidulans FGSC A4 chromosome III:
- a CDS encoding protein leuB (transcript_id=CADANIAT00005959), which translates to MGGIGHTSISPAVASDGAGQARKRNAGMAGLDSSPGSIDDVEEVENRDEKRRQPVKRACNECRQQKLRCDVVQDPWTDCSRCRRLKLECKIESNFKRVGKRSRNAEMEREIIELRKQIASVQSGSVGQQQSHLPSAQQTPKQENPSNQVSPARAYQTPSAMSAADQFMGSHEAVASLLDLRSGYDGSSYMRNGNQHFKRIEDVAVVPERVTELFDLFFTYYHPFLPFLDREQSPEEYYTVSPLLFWTIISVGARRYQPDPNLLNSLAGPVTRLVWSTLADVPQSYHVVKALCLLCSWPFPTSSTSTDPTFMLCGLMIQIAMQLGLHRPSHTQDFSKYRVELVEEELRDKVRTWATCNIVAQRVATGYGQPPCTLYDWTLSSQESMDPNFKLPESIRHRLDIEKFCDKVTKALYTNRRDPVGLCGSQERSTLTSLLSRDLDELETQLKPHNDYITDLYLRASNLHLHLSAFFDDFTAKDYRERLLSLFFAATTFLEAAMKLQTQVGPMLSNTPYYIYQMMVAGGCTLLKLCKSFFASHIDMDYAKGLFNRTIWAIRSVSVISNDLPERLAEVLAQMWKLGSTPSPKPPPDSVEMDDSLMLKVRCRMSMSLLFDSVWRWREDTRTKGRNIEGDSLTYLKNPTNPDSNADSSASSSVGPPRTSPGLATGDPSLAPALLPQSNMGVQSGNNIGSLPSGFMEPNYEVFDPLNWLLDGLVDLPYPYSVSGMEAQGIA; encoded by the exons ATGGGAGGTATTGGTCATACGTCTATTTCACCGGCCGTCGCGTCTGATGGCGCGGGTCAGGCCAGAAAGCGAAATGCTGGCATGGCAGGGCTCGACAGCTCGCCCGGAAGTATTGACGATgttgaggaggtcgagaatcGCGacgagaaaagaagacaaccGGTCAAGCGGGCCTGTAACGAGTGTCGGCAACAGAAG CTTCGATGTGATGTTGTCCAGGATCCATGGACGGACTGTTCCCGCTGTCGCCGACTGAAGCTAGAGTGCAAAATCGAATCCAATTTCAAGCGCGTCGGCAAGCGGAGTCGAAATGCAGAGATGGAACGAGAGATTATTGAGCTCAGGAAGCAGATTGCAAGCGTGCAGTCTGGGTCTGTTGGACAACAACAATCGCACCTTCCTTCGGCACAACAGACCCCGAAACAAGAAAACCCGTCCAACCAAGTCAGCCCAGCCAGAGCCTACCAAACACCGTCGGCCATGTCCGCAGCAGATCAATTCATGGGATCGCATGAAGCCgttgcttcattgctggacTTGCGCTCCGGGTATGACGGCTCGAGTTATATGAGAAATGGGAACCAGCATTTCAAGCGAATCGAGGATGTGGCGGTGGTACCTGAGAGAGTGACAGAGCTGTTTGACCT TTTCTTCACATATTACCATCCTTTCCTCCCATTCCTTGACCGAGAGCAATCACCGGAGGAGTATTACACTGTCTCTCCCTTACTTTTCTGGACCATCATCAGCGTTGGCGCCCGTCGGTATCAACCCGACCCAAATCTACTCAATTCACTGGCCGGTCCTGTAACGCGCTTAGTATGGAGTACATTGGCCGATGTCCCCCAAAGCTATCATGTCGTCAAGGCGCTATGcctgctctgcagctggcCTTTTCCTACAAGCAGCACCTCTACGGATCCCACTTTTATGTTATGTGGCTTAATGATACAGATCGCCATGCAACTTGGACTGCACCGCCCCTCACATACGCAGGATTTCAGCAAATACAGGgtggagcttgttgaggaAGAGCTCAGAGACAAAGTGCGAACATGGGCGACTTGCAATATCGTTGCACAACG AGTTGCAACGGGATATGGACAGCCGCCCTGTACATTGTATGACTGGACGTTGTCGTCCCAAGAGTCGATGGACCCGAATTTCAAGCTTCCTGAAAGCATCAGACATAGGCTTGATATTGAGAAATTTTGCGACAAGGTCACCAAAGCTCTGTACACCAACCGCCGGGATCCTGTAGGGCTCTGCGGTAGCCAAGAGCGGTCCACATTAACATCTCTCCTTTCGCGGGATTTagatgagctggagactCAGCTCAAGCCACATAATGACT ACATTACCGATCTCTATTTGCGCGCATCAAATCTCCACCTTCATTTATCCGCTTTCTTTGACGATTTCACTGCCAAAGACTACCGCGAACGacttctctccctctttttCGCGGCCACCACGTTCCTCGAAGCTGCGATGAAGCTGCAGACTCAGGTTGGGCCGATGCTCTCTAACACGCCGTATTACATTTACCAAATGATGGTTGCTGGGGGATGTACACTATTAAAGCTCTGCAAGAGTTTTTTCGCGTCCCATATTGACATGGACTACGCCAAAGGTCTCTTCAATCGTACTATCTGGGCTATTCGTAGCGTGTCAGTGATCTCCAACGATCTTCCTGAACGGCTTGCCGAAGTACTAGCTCAAATGTGGAAGCTTGGAAGCACGCCGTCTCCGAAGCCACCTCCCGACAGTGTTGAAATGGACGACTCGCTAATGCTCAAGGTACGATGCCGCATGAGTATGTCTCTACTCTTTGACTCTGTATGGCGCTGGAGAGAGGATACGCGGACCAAGGGCCGCAACATAGAAGGTGATTCCCTCA CATACCTCAAGAACCCCACAAACCCCGACTCGAACGCagactcttctgcttcgtcatCAGTAGGACCGCCGCGTACATCGCCCGGGCTCGCTACTGGTGATCCTAGCCTCGCccccgctcttcttccccagTCCAATATGGGCGTGCAGTCCGGAAACAACATTGGCAGCCTACCTAGCGGATTCATGGAGCCCAACTACGAGGTCTTTGATCCTCTCAATTGGcttcttgatggcctggTGGACTTGCCGTATCCATACTCTGTCTCCGGCATGGAGGCGCAAGGAATTGCATAG
- a CDS encoding protein cmkD (transcript_id=CADANIAT00005962), whose product MSTIQSLKNFIRHGKQARLVTPHAEPTTNVSPVHAEQQRQPQGQFAPAAGNLDAIDSKLGGGQPHSTQRESPEIPVKRAREAEIEQIIAEEKTNRTKMPHYPGLERYVLLEKMGDGAFSNVYRAKDASGEYGEVAIKVVRKFEMNSTQSDAHLHPDFKRKPKAAERANILKEVQIMRQIDHPNIVKLIQFSESRQYYYIVLELCPGGELFHQIVRLTYFSEDLSRHVIVQVAKAIEYLHETSGVVHRDIKPENLLFYPTEYVPSKHPKPRQPGDEDKVDEGEFIPGKGAGGIGVIKIADFGLSKVIWDTQTMTPCGTVGYTAPEIVKDERYSKSVDMWALGCVLYTLLCGFPPFYDESIQVLTEKVARGQYTFLSPWWDDISKSAKDLISHLLTVDPDERYTIKQFLAHPWIRQSGEETQAASDAPPLTTPAPEARNQALDAIAAELAPYPPASAQLSAGERPMDFRSPGAINLREVFDVGYAVHRQEEEGKRRKAGRGFRQSNPTAAFQSALNPLDEDYDDEDGIAYQTIDEEGHPPAKMQKSTQQSGDVAAMEAKMRQTNLGATSHAAQMRQSHQPRGYGQHSAQVAAAAKQNMVRNARAPFELSLDNASLLEKRGRRHQEQPAM is encoded by the exons ATGAGCACAATTCAGAGCCTGAAAAATTTCATACGTCATGGGAAACAAGCCCGCCTTGTCACCCCCCATGCGGAACCCACGACCAACGTGTCTCCTGTCCATGCTGAGCAACAGCGTCAGCCCCAGGGTCAATTCGCCCCCGCTGCAGGGAATCTAGACGCGATTGACAGCAAGCTGGGGGGTGGTCAGCCTCACTCCACACAACGCGAATCTCCCGAGATTCCCGTCAAGAGGGCTCGCGAGGCCGAAATCGAGCAAATCATCGCTGAAGAAAAGACCAATCGCACTAAGATGCCGCATTACCCAGGCTTAGAGCGTTACGTCCTGCTGGAGAAAATGGGAGACGGCGCTTTCAGCAACGTCTACCGGGCCAAGGATGCTTCCGGTGAATACGGCGAAGTCGCCATTAAAGTGGTTCGCAAGTTTGAGATGAACAGCACACAG TCTGACGCCCACCTACATCCCGACTTCAAAAGGAAGCCGAAAGCTGCGGAG CGAGCGAACATCCTCAAAGAGGTCCAGATTATGCGCCAGATCGATCACCCTAATATCGTCAAACTGATCCAGTTTTCTGAGTCTCGCCAATACTATTACATTgtcctcgagctctgccCAGGCGGAGAACTCTTCCACCAAATCGTCCGCCTGACCTACTTTAGTGAGGATCTCAGTCGTCATGTTATCGTCCAGGTTGCCAAAGCAATCGAGTATCTGCACGAGACATCAGGTGTCGTGCATCG TGACATCAAACCCGAGAACCTCCTCTTCTATCCCACCGAATATGTCCCATCGAAACATCCAAAGCCGCGCCAACCtggcgacgaggacaaggTAGACGAAGGTGAATTCATACCCGGCAAAGGCGCAGGCGGGATAGGTGTGATCAAGATTGCCGACTTTGGTCTGTCCAAGGTCATATGGGATACCCAAACAATGACACCATGCGGCACTGTTGGGTATACTGCTCCCGAGATAGTaaaggatgaaagatatTCTAAGAGTGTCGACATGTGGGCGCTAGGTTGCGTCCTTTATACTCTGCTTTGTGGATTTCCGCCCTTCTACGACGAGAGCATTCAAGTCCTTACGGAAAAGGTCGCTCGTGGACAGTATACTTTCTTATCGCCCTGGTGGGACGACATTTCAAAATCTGCCAAGGACTTGATTTCCCACCTGCTGACGGTCGACCCTGATGAACGGTATACCATCAAACAATTTCTGGCTCATCCTTGGATCCGACAATCCGGTGAAGAGACGCAAGCTGCTTCAGACGCCCCGCCACTAACGACACCGGCGCCCGAAGCTCGCAACCAGGCACTTGATGCCATTGCGGCAGAACTTGCGCCATATCCGCCCGCGAGTGCACAGCTGTCAGCCGGGGAACGGCCAATGGATTTCCGATCTCCTGGTGCAATTAACTTGCGTGAAGTCTTTGATGTTGGCTACGCTGTTCATCgacaggaggaagagggcaagCGACGCAAAGCTGGCCGCGGTTTCCGGCAGTCGAACCCGACCGCCGCGTTCCAGTCAGCACTTAACCCGCTCGATGAAGActacgatgatgaggatggaatTGCGTATCAGACCATCGACGAAGAGGGCCATCCGCCTGCTAAAATGCAAAAGTCCACCCAGCAGTCTGGCGACGTTGCTGCGATGGAGGCTAAAATGCGGCAAACCAACTTGGGTGCTACTAGTCATGCTGCACAGATGCGGCAATCACACCAGCCGCGGGGGTATGGACAACACAGCGCCCAGGTCGCAGCCGCTGCCAAGCAGAACATGGTTCGAAATGCACGGGCACCATTCGAGCTCAGCCTAGACAACGCAAGTCTGCTAGAGAAGCGCGGCAGAAGACATCAAGAGCAGCCTGCCATGTAA
- a CDS encoding uncharacterized protein (transcript_id=CADANIAT00005958) produces the protein MGLLDKTTKTERTQSSNSLPDYAQTQEQQPGLSPLNLTQNAGPALYTTVTHYECIAHLKFLAALSDLRDTVTSIPNLFDILDPNPQEFGTHINEAWALVKEKRWAVYTAKAVARYTSWWNACVPASRPRPTVQQLSSPTFGVITVCESSLTWARDQLPPLDVLMVWHAHMLNPRSFLEDCIRHGKISFWSAGFPWEAINASIDDRTMVYDAGGDAAGIFTSKTNLEWDNLKDMPSKMLDCPSCSHPNSAPWTKGRLTLPFERTYDTWTGFTDKNFHIYCGYCKLRITHDTLRVRKFRNDITDLVEGDLPMPGTLLNLWGVPEPQSATRRKLQQANFPNRLLQTTRRDIREYLRSTLWMCPSVTMLRDYLGTLLQDREVMRQANPGSLGTTLYKDEKIAFRRMMSRYWSNSSQFALDLVGAVVRQGTFVQKMDNIDWLHSPALTETMQRLIRKYAVFFQIMAANPGRMAVPTLDVDLAWHTHQLTPGRYFEYSVHRTKQDGYRAIFIDHDDKVNEIKLSEGFEWTSKMYRKLTDGGIYSECTCWYCEATRGADLNSRGRILLPISSGARARSAAANLHDNPNISSDPDKNPHISAHSAVKTKNAMADVAGIDPNRVKFLKLRSEYERICRRAEKRNSRYGKSNTTPSPDHDPNDKDKGNRRSKDGADAYAAYPLVWGYPVYVPYYAPYSGDPGVHCDAYAADPSCMNLQSGHPGNCASGTCGGAVAAGACGGKGGGCSGGCAGGGDGGGAGGCSGGGGGGCGGGGGGCGGGGGGGGGGCGGGGGGC, from the exons ATGGGCTTATTAGACAAGACCACCAAAACTGAGCGAACACAGTCGAGTAACAGTCTCCCAGACTATGCTCAAACTCAGGAACAGCAGCCGGGACTTTCCCCATTGAATTTGACCCAGAATGCTGGACCTGCGCTCTATACGACCGTCACTCACTATGAGTGCATCGCTCACCTTAAATTTCTCGCAGCGCTGTCCGACCTGCGTGATACAGTAACAAGTATCCCAAACCTCTTTGATATACTTGACCCCAATCCACAGGAGTTTGGTACTCATATTAACGAAGCCTGGGCTCTTGTCAAGGAAAAGCGATGGGCTGTTTATACGGCCAAGGCTGTTGCGCGTTATACGTCTTGGTGGAATGCATGTGTCCCAGCCTCTCGCCCACGGCCTACTGTTCAGCAACTTTCCTCTCCTACATTCGGAGTAATCACGGTTTGCGAAAGTTCCTTAACTTGGGCCCGGGATCAACTGCCTCCGTTAG ACGTCTTGATGGTTTGGCATGCACATATGCTCAATCCTAGATCTTTTCTGGAAGACTGCATTCGACACGGAAAGATCAGTTTCTGGTCTGCCGGATTTCCATGGGAAGCCATCAATGCCTCCATCGACGACAGAACCATGGTGTACGACGCTGGGGGTGATGCGGCCGGCATCTTTACCAGCAAAACCAACCTCGAATGGGATAACCTCAAGGACATGCCTTCGAAGATGCTAGACTGTCCCAGCTGCAGTCATCCAAATTCTGCACCTTGGACTAAAGGGAGGCTAACTCTTCCGTTTGAGAGAACATATGATACCTGGACTGGATTTACGGACAAGAATTTTCACATATACTGCGGATACTGCAAGCTCAGAATCACCCACGATACGCTGCGGGTGCGAAAGTTTAGAAACGATATCACGGATCTTGTCGAGGGAGATCTTCCCATGCCAGGCACTTTACTCAACTTGTGGGGTGTCCCCGAACCTCAGAGCGCGACCCGACGAAAACTGCAGCAAGCAAATTTCCCCAATCGGCTTCTGCAAACGACTAGAAGGGATATTCGCGAGTACTTGCGATCAACTCTATGGATGTGCCCTAGCGTAACCATGCTGCGCGACTACCTGGGGACATTATTACAAGACAGGGAAGTCATGCGTCAAGCCAACCCTGGCAGCCTCGGAACTACCCTCTACAAAGACGAGAAGATCGCTTTCCGCCGCATGATGTCCCGATACTGGAGCAACAGTTCCCAGTTTgcccttgaccttgtcggcgCCGTCGTTCGTCAAGGGACGTTTGTTCAGAAAATGGACAACATCGACTGGCTCCACTCCCCAGCTCTGACCGAAACAATGCAGCGCCTGATTCGCAAATACGCcgtcttcttccagatcatggcCGCCAACCCAGGCCGCATGGCTGTACCGACCCTTGACGTAGACCTGGCCTGGCACACCCACCAGCTCACACCCGGCCGCTACTTCGAATACTCCGTTCACCGCACCAAACAAGATGGCTACCGCGCCATCTTCATCGACCATGACGACAAGGTCAACGAAATCAAACTCTCCGAGGGCTTCGAATGGACTAGCAAAATGTACCGTAAGCTCACGGACGGTGGCATCTATAGCGAATGCACCTGCTGGTACTGCGAAGCTACCCGCGGTGCAGATCTCAACAGCCGCGGCCGtatccttcttccaatctCCTCAGGCGCAAGGGCACGCTCTGCGGCCGCAAATCTCCACGACAACCCTAATATCTCCTCAGACCCAGACAAAAATCCACACATTTCCGCACACAGCGCCGTCAAGACGAAGAATGCCATGGCAGATGTAGCAGGAATAGATCCCAACCGTGTGAAATTCCTCAAGCTTCGCTCCGAATACGAGCGGATTTGCCGGCGCGCAGAAAAGCGGAACTCCCGCTATGGAAAGTCCAACACCACACCCTCTCCTGACCATGACCCTAATGATAAGGATAAAGGGAATCGCCGCTCAAAAGACGGCGCAGATGCATATGCCGCATACCCGCTCGTGTGGGGGTACCCGGTGTACGTGCCATATTATGCGCCCTACAGTGGGGATCCCGGTGTGCATTGTGATGCGTACGCTGCGGATCCGAGCTGCATGAATCTTCAGTCTGGGCATCCCGGGAACTGTGCTTCAGGGACGTGTGGGGGTGCGGTAGCGGCCGGGGCTTGtggtgggaagggagggGGTTGTAGCGgaggttgcgcaggaggTGGGGACGGTGGAGGAGCTGGTGGTTGCAgtggcggaggtggaggagggtgtggtggtggaggaggaggttgtggaggagggggaggtggtGGGGGCGGCGGAtgcggtggtggaggaggaggttgctga
- a CDS encoding Zn(II)2Cys6 transcription factor domain-containing protein (transcript_id=CADANIAT00005960), which translates to MTPERLSPDCPLALIVMQTPRYSTSRQKACHQCSSAKTRCERRSGHGSGTRCIRRGLPCSWLPKQSHDSRLHSNDTTNITIETAQLSGPFSVSESSTRSPGRVTVNPDTNTSTDPRAFPLDTQLGQDTTSSSLTIPVPVSETDIVSRQITFNESEVLGDNEDNTLNFSNLNLLCPINANDIKDRWIQAYIPVPGQTVKTARGASAIHPSNADESVLGSRGEFAADYLSEVGAATEIGAVSVSLSLLATFQSYLHYTLTLFFHFDLHHSTINNDNDNTQPLRVSITSLQDRAYACAHQGLLCTAESAAIRTRPRWEEWIVAETTRRTLYIMYLFDSILSRQEGLPTFLGVELHGLPAPAPGFLWRARHRREWEAEYNLFLVEWGDWALRIEELWPETRELDEREREWRKERVERWVEDEYGSMLHAIMQCTHGGK; encoded by the exons ATGACACCCGAAAGACTGAGTCCAGACTGTCCATTGGCGCTG ATCGTTATGCAGACACCAAGATACTCGACATCCCGCCAGAAAGCCTGCCACCAGTGCTCCAGTGCAAAGACGCGCTGCGAGCGCAGATCTGGACATGGTTCAGGCACCAGATGTATACGTCGTGGTCTGCCCTGCTCATGGTTACCGAAACAGTCGCATGATAGCAGACTGCATAGCAATGACACAACAAATATCACCATTGAGACGGCACAGCTCTCCGGCCCATTCTCAGTCTCAGAGTCGTCAACTAGGAGTCCAGGAAGAGTGACGGTCAACCCAGACACAAACACAAGCACTGACCCAAGGGCTTTCCCCCTGGATACTCAACTAGGGCAAGACACAACTTCATCAAGTCTTACCATCCCAGTTCCAGTGTCAGAAACAGA CATTGTTAGCAGGCAGATCACATTCAATGAAAGCGAGGTACTTGGTGACAATGAGGACAACACCCTCAACTTCTCCAACCTGAACCTCTTATGCCCCATCAACGCAAACGATATCAAAGACCGTTGGATTCAAGCCTACATTCCTGTCCCGGGACAAACGGTAAAGAC GGCGCGGGGCGCTTCTGCCATTCATCCATCCAATGCAGATGAAAGTGTCCTAGGAAGCAGGGGAGAGTTCGCCGCTGACTACTTGTCTGAGGTTGGTGCGG caacagagaTAGGGGCTGTCAGTGTAtctctcagcctcctcgCCACCTTTCAATCCTATCTCCATTACACATtgaccctcttcttccactttgACCTGCACCATTCCACAATAAACAACGACAACGACAACACCCAGCCCCTCCGAGTTTCCATAACAAGCCTGCAAGACCGCGCATACGCCTGCGCACATCAAGGCCTCCTTTGCACCGCCGAGTCAGCCGCAATCCGCACCCGGCCCCGCTGGGAAGAATGGATTGTGGCCGAGACCACCCGCCGCACGCTGTACATCATGTACTTGTTCGACAGCATCCTCTCGAGGCAGGAGGGGCTGCCGACGTTCTTAGGAGTGGAGCTGCATGGGCTCCCCGCGCCAGCACCGGGGTTCCTTTGGAGGGCTCGGCATCGAAGAGAGTGGGAGGCGGAATATAATTTATTTTTGGTGGAGTGGGGGGATTGGGCCTTGAGGATTGAGGAGCTTTGGCCGGAGACTAGAGAATTGGatgagagagagagggaatggaggaaggagagggtgGAAAGGTGGGTGGAAGACGAGTATGGGTCTATGCTTCACGCGATTATGCAATGTACGCATGGGGGTAAGTGA
- a CDS encoding protein SPA13 (transcript_id=CADANIAT00005961), with protein sequence MPSIEVVSSPASSEHPDRLLLKSHKSLPRRTNTNPHGQFSQSSPTEHDGHFSGGLPPMAVPILPLTPPGITQNENPTGASAQKSTLSSHSVTNVLTPSRLSHPPTPETTPPRVMASNRPGLSQFGYISSSSRAESFKTAHETMSDAETVTPRASPPLLSRSDTQKSTKSTKSSRANRTDAITKDLAARELFRESPRSKVEKHVEKKPLATADISRKQNLANGQASELCVKPTRDKSKGTRNAADSTVTDIDASARGRRSLRDRVAHVQHPDDSPALDQFRQEIGWPSADDELARLEDHRRLSGVSASSTIEAVIVDKPRPARRALRHTEKRSSLRSASSPITASERTSITSSSDLGRRLSHKPNRITENDRRSVSSELSVSVSSTLGVPQQSVDVVPVVVIPQRHSSLKGPSNSSSKNPSISRSRPSIHAPAVPGSRVGSQDLPRGKRTVSESRVSDDDRGRGLSRPHVPPRSSSLSAPTSQNNSRATSLTSESLRSHNLALEQVKKQHQPEKVQPPSIPVDSPSLDQHDASDILKTQSIVIGVEDMSYLRPPSVPFTPHSVPSSSPGPFEISEVRRVAIFPHNNESLLLVNPHGQSNLRAQLQQAEQPQTPDNTQQTTDVDSPLRNPRPPPKPPVSAAADNFVDFDQLPGEVTNGKDPTNGIDRRPSSKRRPWIARPRSESFNSFVRTLSLNSARNPKAGEDIDGRSQPFWRPRRFWDDSPDSLSPEEGNSRPRNLKQPDEIISNSLGMPQKRVVFDGPPVSAARPGAVRRTDGHRANRTMLIGSGIFSPEALYSQTSLHQRRFPAVPRWRLRFRSGIARSLRWRLRRSIQQRVEGRREVRREKLKQSIGEAVLMDSSTQVRKSHTMK encoded by the coding sequence ATGCCCAGCATCGAGGTCGTTTCCTCTCCCGCCTCGTCAGAACATCCAGATAGGCTCCTGCTGAAATCCCACAAGTCGCTGCCCCGTCGGACAAATACCAATCCTCATGGACAATTCTCCCAATCGTCACCTACGGAACACGATGGCCATTTTTCAGGCGGCCTACCTCCTATGGCCGTGCCAATTCTCCCTTTGACACCACCTGGCATCACCCAGAACGAAAATCCGACCGGAGCTAGTGCACAAAAATCGACTCTTTCTTCCCACTCAGTCACAAATGTGCTTACGCCGTCTAGACTGTCACACCCGCCTACTCCCGAGACAACACCTCCACGAGTCATGGCTTCGAACCGACCTGGGCTGAGCCAATTTGGGTatatatcctcttcgtcacggGCGGAATCATTCAAAACGGCCCACGAAACGATGTCCGATGCTGAAACAGTGACTCCTCGCGCTTCGCCGCCATTGCTCTCCCGTTCAGACACGCAGAAAAGTACTAAGAGCACGAAAAGCAGTCGAGCCAACCGTACCGATGCAATCACGAAGGATCTAGCGGCTAGGGAGCTCTTCCGAGAATCGCCGCGTTCAAAAGTCGAAAAGCACGTTGAAAAGAAACCTCTAGCTACGGCCGATATTTCACGCAAACAAAACCTGGCGAATGGTCAGGCTTCGGAACTTTGTGTCAAGCCAACTCGTGACAAGTCGAAGGGAACTCGCAACGCAGCCGATTCTACTGTGACCGACATTGACGCATCAGcgcgtggaagaagaagcttacGGGACCGCGTGGCTCATGTTCAGCATCCCGATGACAGCCCGGCTTTGGATCAGTTTCGTCAAGAGATCGGCTGGCCGTCCGCGGATGATGAGCTGGCTCGGCTAGAGGATCATAGACGTCTTTCGGGGGTATCCGCATCCTCGACGATCGAAGCAGTGATCGTTGATAAACCCAGGCCAGCTCGGCGCGCTCTGCGACATACAGAGAAGAGATCATCTCTACGCTCCGCGAGCTCTCCGATTACAGCGTCCGAGCGCACGTCTATTACGTCCAGCTCGGATCTAGGCCGCCGGCTGAGTCACAAACCTAATCGGATTACAGAAAATGACCGGAGAAGCGTTTCGTCGGAGTTGTCTGTCTCCGTAAGCTCAACTCTGGGTGTTCCGCAGCAGTCTGTGGATGTGGTGCCAGTAGTAGTGATCCCTCAGCGACACTCGTCACTCAAGGGCCCTTCAAACTCGTCGAGCAAGAACCCGTCTATATCGCGCTCTCGGCCGTCCATACACGCGCCTGCCGTACCCGGAAGCCGGGTCGGCTCTCAGGATCTTCCACGTGGAAAACGCACCGTGTCCGAATCGCGTGTCAGCGATGACGATCGTGGCCGCGGCCTGAGTCGACCACATGTTCCGCCCCGCAGCTCTTCACTATCCGCGCCTACAAGTCAAAACAATTCTCGAGCAACTTCTCTGACCTCGGAGAGTTTACGGAGCCATAATCTCGCATTGGAACAAGTCAAGAAACAGCACCAACCTGAGAAAGTACAGCCTCCATCTATACCAGTGGACTCTCCTAGCCTCGATCAGCATGATGCGTCAGATATCCTCAAGACTCAGTCCATCGTAATTGGCGTAGAAGATATGAGCTATTTGCGGCCACCGTCAGTGCCTTTCACGCCTCATTCAGTCCCATCGTCATCACCTGGTCCGTTCGAGATTAGCGAAGTGAGGAGAGTGGCCATCTTCCCGCATAACAATGAGTCTCTATTACTTGTCAATCCACATGGACAAAGCAACCTTCGAGCACAGCTACAACAAGCTGAACAGCCCCAGACCCCCGATAACACCCAACAGACTACTGATGTGGATTCTCCATTGCGGAACCCTCGGCCACCGCCAAAACCGCCAgtctctgcagctgctgatAACTTCGTCGATTTTGACCAGCTACCCGGAGAAGTGACTAATGGAAAAGACCCAACCAATGGTATTGATCGTCGTCCAAGCTCCAAGAGACGGCCGTGGATTGCCCGACCTCGGTCTGAGTCCTTCAACTCGTTCGTGCGGACACTTTCACTCAATTCAGCCAGGAACCCTAAAGCTGGCGAAGACATTGACGGGCGATCGCAGCCCTTCTGGCGTCCGCGCCGATTCTGGGATGACTCTCCGGACTCCCTGTCACCTGAAGAAGGCAACTCCAGACCGCGGAACCTCAAACAGCCAGACGAGATCATTAGCAACTCATTAGGAATGCCGCAGAAGCGGGTTGTATTCGATGGCCCACCTGTCTCGGCTGCCCGCCCAGGCGCAGTACGGCGAACCGACGGTCACCGAGCCAACAGAACAATGCTCATTGGAAGCGGCATCTTTTCACCGGAGGCCTTGTACTCCCAAACCTCGCTCCACCAGCGCCGATTCCCAGCCGTGCCGAGGTGGCGACTACGATTCCGGTCTGGCATTGCGCGGTCTCTCCGTTGGCGCCTTCGACGCTCAATACAACAACGAGTCGAGGGAAGGCGCGAAGTCCGgcgcgagaagctcaagcagaGTATTGGCGAGGCTGTCTTGATGGACTCGAGCACACAAGTCAGAAAAAGCCATACAATGAAATGA